Below is a window of Halomicrobium mukohataei DSM 12286 DNA.
AGGAAGCCAAAGAGGAAAGCCAGTCCCAGCGCCATCACCTGCAGGTACGCCGTCGCGCCGGGCAGCACCGACTCCGAGGCCCCGACGAACCGCAGGAAGTCCTCGACGAAGAAGTAGCCGGTGACGCCGAAGAAGACCGACGCCAGCACGGCGAAGGTCACGGTCTGGGAAGCGGCGTACTGGGCCTTCTCGGGCTCGCCAGCGCCGGTGTACTGGGCCACGAGGACGCTGCCGGCCACGGAGATCCCCATGGCCAGCGAGATGAGGAAAAAGACCATCGGGAAGGCGAAGGAGATCGCCGCCAGCGCCTCGGTGCTGTACTGGCCGAGCCAGAAGGTATCGGCGAGGTTGTACGCGACCTGCAGGAGGTTCGTGATGATGATCGGCAAGGAGAGGAAAAAGAGCGGCGTCCCGATCGAGCCGCTGGTCAGCTCCAGCTCTTCCGGGCCCCGAAAGACCACGGAGAAGGCGCGTCGCAGTTCGTCGAGTAGCGTCACTCCCCGATCACCTCTCGTCTGGGTCGCGTCGCGGACCGCGATGGAGGGGCCGGTGGCTGGGCGGAAGCGCTCATTACCAGTGTTAACTGACTATTCAGTCAAGAATGTTTGGATATCGATTTCCCGGAGGCCGGGCCACGACGGCGACGGTCGATTACTCTTCGAGTTCGAGGTCGAACTGCTCGTGTTCGCTGGCGGCGTTGAGCACGACGCTGGTGTTGGACTCCTTGATCTCGGGGTCGGTCAGCAGCTCCTTGATCTGGGCGTTCATGCCGTCGGTGTCGGAGAACTTCCCGACGGCGATGATGTCGTAGTCGCCGGTAACCTCGTAGACCGAGATCATCTGTTTGTGCTCGCGCAGCGACTCCGTGACCTCCGGCAGCGAGGAGCCCTCGACCTTGAGCTGGACGATGGCGGTCACGTCGTAGCCCAGTTCGTCGTAGTCGACTTTCGGCGTGTACCCCTGGATGATCCCCTGTTCTTCCAGATCGGAGAGGTGGTTGGAGACGGTGGTGACCGAGACGTCGAGGTCCTCGGCGAGGCTCCGCAGGCTGGCTCGTCCGTCGCCCAGAAGTTCATTCACTAGCTTCCGGTCCAAATTTTCGTACGTCATTACATCGTGGAACGATCCCCAGGGATTAGAATTTTACGAATATACAATTCCATCCCGTAGGCCCGGAAGCTTTGCGCAAAGCAGCAGGATTTTAGTGATAGCAGTGTTCCTCTCGGGTGTCCAAAAATGACAAGCGAACTCTCGGCGGACGCACAAGACGTACTGGAAGAGATCGAAGAGAAGAACGTCGACTTCCTTCGTCTGCAGTTTACAGACATTCTGGGGACGATCAAGAACGTCTCCGTGCCGGCCGACCAGGCAGAGAAGGCCTTCACCGAGGGGATCTACTTCGACGGTTCCTCGATCAACGGCTTCGTCCGCATTCAGGAGTCGGACATGCGCCTGGACCCGGACCCGGAGACGTTCTCCGTGCTCCCGTGGCGCAACGACGGCGAGAGCGCCGCCGCGCGCCTCATCTGTGACGTCATCGACACCTCGACGGGCGAGCCCTTCGCCGGTGACCCGCGTGGCGTCCTCAAGCGCGCCATCCAGCGCGCCGAGGAGATGGGCTACACGGTCAACGCGGCTCCCGAGCCGGAGTTCTTCCTGTTCGAGGAAGACGAGGAGGGTCGCGCGACGACCAAGACCAACGACGCCGGTGGCTACTTCGACCTCGCGCCGAAGGACCTCGCCTCCGACGTGCGCCGTGACATCATCTTCGGCCTCGAAGAGATGGGCTTCGACATCGAGGCCTCCCACCACGAGGTCGCCCAGGGCCAGCACGAGATCAACTTCACTTACGACGACGCGCTGAGCACGGCCGACAACGTCGCCACCTTCCGCGCGGTCGTCCGCGCCATCGCGGCCGAACACGACCTGCACGCGACGTTCATGCCCAAGCCGATCCCGAAGATCAACGGCTCGGGGATGCACACGCACTTCTCGCTGTTCGAGGACGGCGAGAACGCGTTCCACGACGAGGACGACGAGTTCGACCTCTCGGAGACGGCAAAGCAGTTCACCGCCGGGATCCTCGAACACGCAGAGGCCATCGCCGCGGTGTCGAACCCGACCGTCAACTCCTACAAGCGACTGGTGCCGGGCTACGAGGCACCCGTCTACGTCGCCTGGTCCGACCGCAACCGCTCGGCACTGATCCGCAAGCCCGCGGCCCGCACGCCCGCAGCCAGCCGGATCGAGGCCCGCTTCCCCGACCCGTCCTGTAACCCGTATCTCGCCTTCGCGGCGCTCATCCACGCCGGACTGGACGGCATCGAGAAGGAACTGGACTGCGACGACCCCGTCCGCGAGAACATCTACGAGTTCGACGAGGCAAAGCGCGAGGAGTACGGCATCACCACGCTGCCGTCGAACCTCGGCGAGGCCGTCGACGCCCTCGAAGCGGACGAGGTCATTCAGGACGCGCTGGGCCAGCACGTCTACGAGAACTTCGTCGACGCCAAGACCCAGGAGTACGACGAGTTCCGCGTCGACGTCTCCGACTGGGAGCTCGACCGCTACCTCGAGAAGTTCTGAGGCCACGGAACCCAGTCGTCTCGCCGTCAGGAATAGGCCAGCGACGACCGCCGACTACGCGCTCTTTTTTGTGAGGCCGTGACCTGAAAGCGGTGCCGCCACGATGACGACGCCACCGACCAGTCCGCCCGCCAGCGCGAGCGGGACCGACGAGGCCAGCAGGCCGGTCACCGCGAGCGCCGGCCCCGCGACCGCCAGTCCGAGGAGCGTGGCGAGGACACCGCTGCGGCGGGTGTCCGAAAGCGCCAGGAGGCGATCGCCAGCGACCAGCCAGGCCGCCGTCCCGCCGACACACAGCCCGACGGTGGCGACCAGTTCCGGGTGGGGACCCACGATCGGGAGACCGACCACCGCCACTGCCGTCGCGAGGCCGAAGGCCCGCCGTGGCGTCCCCAGGACGCCAACTACGACGAGGAGATACGCGAGGCCCAGCCCCGCCCCGGCGAGCACGTCGACGAGGTAGTGGACACCGAGTGCGAGCCGAGAGAGGGAGACGAGCGCGACGAGACCGGCGGCGAGCGCGACGCGTCGCCGGAGGGGGCCGGCGCGGACGGCCCACGCGAGCCCGCCGAAGACGACAGTCGTCCCCAGCGCGTGGCCGCTGGGGAAGCCGAAGCCGTCGCCGGTCGCGAGCCACGCGTACACCCCCTCCAGAGCCGCCGGAACGAGAGCGGCCTGCGGAGCCACGCCCGCGTCCGGCGGCCGGGCCAGGCCGAACAGCGGCTTGAGCGTCGTGAGCAACGCGACAGTCCCGAACAGGAGCGCCACGACCGTCGCCGTCCGCTCGCGGTCGACGCCCGCGCCGATCCGGGGCGTGGACCGACCGAGCCAGTAGAGCAGCCCTACGACGACTGTGAGAAACCAGAGGTCACCGAGCTGGGTCACCAGGGCGAAGGGAACGGCCGCAGAACTGAGAGTCTCCCCGAGCCACTCGGTGACGCCGATCGCGCGCACGGTCAGCCCCGCAGCCGATCGAGCAGGCGTCGCGGGATACCCGCGGCACCGATCCCCAGACCGGCGACGATCATCACGACGTAGAGCCCGAGCGTCGAGAGCCAGACGACGACCATCGCCAGCACGGCCCACAGCCCCTGGTCCTGGAGGTAGTAGAACGCACCGAGCGTCATGGCGGTGCCGTACAGCAAGACGAGATACGGCCCCCAGCCGCGGGCGTGGCCCCGCCGGAGTTCGCGGCGAACGTACCGGCGGAGGTCGTCTTTGACCTCGTCGCGATGGAGCGTCCGGTCCTCGACGTCCTCTCGGAACGACTCCAGTTCGGCGCGCAGTTCGTCGAGTTCTTCCTGTGTCGGATTGTCCCGCCGTGCGGGTTCGTCGGGCGGGGGCGTCTCGCCGCCGCTACCAGCCGCCTGGCGCTCGCTCGACGGCGTGCTGTCGGCGTCGTCCCCGTCACCCGCGTCCGGTGGGGGCGTCTCCCCGTCCTCGGCTGTCATCGTTGGACCGATGTGAGCGGCGGCCTGTTGTAGCTGCCGGTCCAGATCCTCGCGGCCGCCGGTCCGGGAGGCGGAACCCATATTGTGGGGGCCCTCCTTCGGCCGGACATGCAACGCGTGTTCGACGAGCGAGCGATGGAGGCGACTGCGCTCTTGCTCGTCGCCAGCGTGCTCCTGATCGGAGCCAGCCTCGCCGGAATCGGCGGTGGCGTCCCGCTCGTGGCGGTGCTGGCGCTGATCGCCGTCACGCTCGCCGCGGGCAGAGAGCGCCTCCCCCGTCCCGGTCGGCGACTCGGGCAGGACCTCGACCGCTACGTTCGGGACCTCTGGGTCGCGCCGGCACTGGCAGCGGCCGCGAGCGCGTTCGTCTTCGGGGCGACGCCCGCGGAGATCCAGACGGTCGGCGGCCTGCTCGGGTTCGTCGGCATGGTCAACTACTTCCTCCGGCCGGTGTACCACGCCGGCTACTCCCTCGCCGGTCGGCTCGTCGAGACGCTCGCCTAGGACGAGTCGACCGTCGCGTCCCTGATCTCGGTCACGTCGGCGGCGGTCTTGAACGTCGTGCCGCCGTAGTGGGTCCGAGAGGACTCGTGTCCGGCCGCCCGCAACGCGTCGAGAAAGTCGTCCATCGCGGGCGCGCCGACGCCCCAGCGCTTGCACAGGCGGTGCTGGTCGTAGTGGGTCGGCGTCGGGAGTTCCGCGCCCAGCGTCGCCAGCAGCTCGGCCGCCCGGTCGGCCGTCCCCATGTCCTCGGTGAGGTGCTCCGTCACGGCCGCGGCGAAGTCGGGCTCGCAGGTCCCGCCCAGCCAGAGCGGGCCGGCAGTCTGGAGGTGCTGGCCGCAGTTCGGGCAGGCGTCGGGCGCGTCGGCGTGGAGCCCCGCCTCGTGGCTCCGGTAGAGACACTGTTGGCAGTGGTAGACGTGGCCGAGTTCGTCGACGGCGGCGTTGGCCACGGTCGCGCCGTGGTCCAGTTCGAGGTACGTCCGGGCGTAGTGCTTGGTCGCGTGGCTGAGGATCGGACGAGCGGCCACGTCGTAGCGGGCGGCGGTCCGGACCATCGCACCGAGCAGGATCCGCATCCCCATCTCGGCGTGGTACTCGGTGTTGCGCGGGATCGCGCTGTAGCTCCTGACGCCGCTCTCGAAGTGTGCGCCACACAGCGGCGCGGTGTCGGTCGCAGTCACGCAGACGAGGTCGCGGGTCCCCTGAAAGGCCGCGTCGGCGAAGGGGATCGGCGTCCCGAAGGGGTCGATGTCGACCACGTCCCAGGGGTCGCTGTGCATCGCCACGTTGGCGTCCTCGTGGCGGACGGTCCCCGAGAGACCGTTGCGTTCGAGGTTCCGTTCACAGAGGGCGACCGCGTCGGGATCGACATCGCACAGCGTCGCCTCCCAGCCGTCGGCGGCGGCCCGGACGCCGCGGACGCCACTGGCCGCCGTCGCGTCGAGGTAGCGCTCGGCGCGGGGCTCGCGCTCGCGGACGGCCCGCAGCGTGGCGATCGTCAGGTCGCGGTTCAGCTCCTGAACGGGGTTGAAAAAGACGTTCTCGCCCTTGCCGGCGTCGGCCTGCTCCGGTACCTCGACGGTGACCTGCCCCTCTGTGACGCGCATACCGCTACTGGAGGGCGGGGAGCGAAAAGCGCCACGCATCGCGCGCTCACCGACGGTGTTTTCACCCGTCTCACGCAAGTGGGGCCAATGAGCGCGGTCGAGGAGTGGGTGTCGATGCTCGAAGCCGCGGGAGCGTTGACCCCCGACGCCGTCGACCGCATCGTCTCGGTCCACGGCGACCGCGGCCAGCAGGCCATCGAAGCCGTCGGCGAGCAGCGTGTCAAGGAGTACCGAGACTTCACGGTCGTGGTGGGCCACGACGACGAGTACGTCGTCGAAGACGGCGGCTGTACCTGCGCGGACAGCGAGTACAACCTCGACGCCACGGATCCCGACGAACTGTGCTGGCACGCCATCGCGGTCCGGATCGCCCGGGCCATCGACGCCACCGACGAACACGACATGTGGTACTCCGACGTGCGCGATTTCCTCTGATACGGGCGGGTGTCGGACGACCAGCACCGGTAAGTGGCTCGCTACCCACCAGTCAGTAGATGATCGCCGGCAGCTGGATCGTCGTCGCGTCGCTGGCCTCGGGTGCCGGAACGCTGTTGCTGATCTGGCGGCTCTGGCGCTACCGCGAGAAGCCGGGCGCGACGTGGTTCCTGCTGTCACTGGTCTGCCAGGCGCTGTGGAGCGTGAGCTACGCCGTCTCGCTGCTGGTGTTCGACGAGACGATCCGGCTGGCCCTGGAGGTGCTCGGCTGGGCGTTGCTGGCCGGAATCGCGGTGTACTTTCTCGCGTTCGCGCTGGCCTACACCGGGCGCGACCACGTCGTCGAGACGCCGTGGTATCGGGCGCTGCTGACGCTGCCGGCCGTCGCCGTCGTCCTGCTGGGCACGAACCCGTGGCACGGGCTCGTCTGGGACGACTTCTCCGTCGTGGCGGTGGCGGGACTGGCGGGAACGGCCTACGAGCTGGAGCTGTGGGCAGTGGCGGTGGCCACCGGCGGCGTGCTGATCGCGCTACTGGGCAGTCTGGTGCTGTTCGACACCGTCGTCAGCTACGGGCGACTGTACCGCCGAGAGGCGATCGCCGTCGGCGTGAGCACGGTCCCGCCGCTGTCGGCGGTCGTCCTCTGGCTCTACGGCGTCGGCCCGGTCCCCGAGCTGAACTTCGCGACAGTGCTTTTCCTGCCCCACATCGCGCTCGACGCCTACGCGTTCGTCCGCAGCGACATGTTCGAGTTCCACCCGGCGACCCGACGGGAGGGCGAGCGTGCCGCCATCGAGGACCTCGGGAACCCCGTCGTCGTCGTCGACGAGCACGACCGGATCGTGACGCTCAACGCCGCTGCCGAGGCGGTCCTGAGCGTCGAGAAGGCGCGGGCACTGACCGAGCCACTGGCCGCGTTCCTGACCGACGAGACGTTTGCGGGCCCCGACACGACCGATCGCGTGACGATCGAGACGGGGAACCGCCGACGGACCTACAGCCTCGCGACGACCCCGCTGACCGGCAGCGGTGATCGGCTCGGCTCGACGATCGTCCTGCAGGACATCACCGAAGAGATCGAGCGCGAGCAGCGCCTGCAGGTGCTCAACCGCGTCGTCCGGCACAATCTCCGCAACGACATGACGGTCGTCCGCGGGTTCGCCGAGGCCGCGAACGAGGCGACCGACGACGCGGAGGTCTCGGAGCTGCTCGACACCGTCGAGGGGAAGGCCGACGACCTCGTCGATCTGGGCGAGAAGGCGCGCGCCATCGAAGGCATTCTCGGCGCGGATCGACGGGCGACCACCGTCGAGCTATCGGCGCTGCTGGCCGACGCCGTCGACGAGGTCGACGCCGACGTACCCATCGCGGTCGACGCCCCCGACACGGCCGTGACGATCGACGCCGACACGCTCCGGGTGCTGTGTGTCGCGCTCGTGGAGAACGCCGTGGAGCATGGCTCCACGAGCCCCGAGTCCGAAACTCCTCGGGACGCCGTGGAACACGGTCCCACGAGCCCTGACTCGCCTACTCCTCGGGACGCCGTGGAACACGGTCCCACGAGCCCTGACTCGCCTACTCGTCAGGACGCCGTGGAGCATGGCTCCACGAGCCAAGACGGTCGGTACCCCGATGGGACCGACGCGACCGCGCCCGTCCGGGTCACCGCAACGGCGCACGACGGCGGCATCGAGATCGCCGTCGCCGACGACGGGCCGGGAATCCCCGACCACGAACTCGACGTGCTGGCAGCCGGCGAGGAGACCGATCTGGAACACTCCACCGGACTGGGGCTGTGGCTCGCCTCGTGGGCGACCCGGCGGCTGGGCGGAGATCTCGACTTCGCGGTCGACGACGGCACGACCGCGCGGCTGTGGCTCCCGGTCGAAGAAGCCCGCGAGCAGTCGGCCGCCTAACGGCCCACCTCACTCCGCGCAGATGTCGACGAAGTTCCGCAGAATCCGGAGGCCCGTCTCCCCCGACTTTTCGGGGTGGAACTGGGTGCCAAAGACGTTGCCGGCCTCGTTGGCGACGATGCTGGCGAAGTCGGTGCCGTAGTCGGTCGTCGCGACGACGGCGGCATCGTCGTCCGGCGCGGCGTAGTACGAGTGTACGAAGTAAGCGTACTCGCCGTCGACGGACCCGCCCTTCGCGGGTCCGTCTGCTCGTGGCAGCTCCGATCCCACACTGTCGACGCCCTCGACGAGCGGGTGGTCGCGCTGGACGTCCAGCTCGTTCCAGCCCATGTGCGGGACGGTCTGGTCGCTCCGAAAGCGGACGTTCTTCCCGGGGATCAGGTCGAGCCCCTCGGCGTCGCCCTGGCCCTCGTGGTCCGCCTCCTCGCTCGTCGTCAGGAGCATCTGCATCCCGAGACAGATGCCAAAGAGCGGCGTCCCGGCCTCGGCTTCCTCGACCAGTGCCTCGCGGAACGGACCGGCGTTGTCCATCCCTTCGCTGAACGCGCCGACGCCCGGCAGAACGATGCCGTCGGCCGCGGCGAACTCGGCGGGGTCCTCCGAGAGGAGCACGTCCGCACCGGCCCGTTCGAGCCCGCGGGTGACACTCCGGAGGTTCCCCAGCCCGTAGTCGACGACGACCACCTCGGCGGCGGTCTGTTTCGTGGCCATACGTAGCCTTCGCGAGACGCTCCTAAGTCGCTTCCTGTTCCACCGAACGTTGCCCGCGATCACGAGACCCACCCTCCTTCGTTCTCCGCCGCCGCTCGCGGTTCCGTCCCTCACCGCTCGCGTTTCGAGGGCCACCCCTCACTTCGTTCGGGCTGCCCCTCGCTAGAAATCACCGAGCCGCCGTTGTCCACTGTCCTCGTCCGTGTAGTCGGCGGCCGTCGCGATGGCGTCGTCGAAGGTGTCTGCCTGAC
It encodes the following:
- a CDS encoding tRNA (guanine(26)-N(2))-dimethyltransferase, which translates into the protein MRVTEGQVTVEVPEQADAGKGENVFFNPVQELNRDLTIATLRAVREREPRAERYLDATAASGVRGVRAAADGWEATLCDVDPDAVALCERNLERNGLSGTVRHEDANVAMHSDPWDVVDIDPFGTPIPFADAAFQGTRDLVCVTATDTAPLCGAHFESGVRSYSAIPRNTEYHAEMGMRILLGAMVRTAARYDVAARPILSHATKHYARTYLELDHGATVANAAVDELGHVYHCQQCLYRSHEAGLHADAPDACPNCGQHLQTAGPLWLGGTCEPDFAAAVTEHLTEDMGTADRAAELLATLGAELPTPTHYDQHRLCKRWGVGAPAMDDFLDALRAAGHESSRTHYGGTTFKTAADVTEIRDATVDSS
- the glnA gene encoding type I glutamate--ammonia ligase, with product MTSELSADAQDVLEEIEEKNVDFLRLQFTDILGTIKNVSVPADQAEKAFTEGIYFDGSSINGFVRIQESDMRLDPDPETFSVLPWRNDGESAAARLICDVIDTSTGEPFAGDPRGVLKRAIQRAEEMGYTVNAAPEPEFFLFEEDEEGRATTKTNDAGGYFDLAPKDLASDVRRDIIFGLEEMGFDIEASHHEVAQGQHEINFTYDDALSTADNVATFRAVVRAIAAEHDLHATFMPKPIPKINGSGMHTHFSLFEDGENAFHDEDDEFDLSETAKQFTAGILEHAEAIAAVSNPTVNSYKRLVPGYEAPVYVAWSDRNRSALIRKPAARTPAASRIEARFPDPSCNPYLAFAALIHAGLDGIEKELDCDDPVRENIYEFDEAKREEYGITTLPSNLGEAVDALEADEVIQDALGQHVYENFVDAKTQEYDEFRVDVSDWELDRYLEKF
- the lrp gene encoding HTH-type transcriptional regulator Lrp: MTYENLDRKLVNELLGDGRASLRSLAEDLDVSVTTVSNHLSDLEEQGIIQGYTPKVDYDELGYDVTAIVQLKVEGSSLPEVTESLREHKQMISVYEVTGDYDIIAVGKFSDTDGMNAQIKELLTDPEIKESNTSVVLNAASEHEQFDLELEE
- the hisH gene encoding imidazole glycerol phosphate synthase subunit HisH, whose protein sequence is MATKQTAAEVVVVDYGLGNLRSVTRGLERAGADVLLSEDPAEFAAADGIVLPGVGAFSEGMDNAGPFREALVEEAEAGTPLFGICLGMQMLLTTSEEADHEGQGDAEGLDLIPGKNVRFRSDQTVPHMGWNELDVQRDHPLVEGVDSVGSELPRADGPAKGGSVDGEYAYFVHSYYAAPDDDAAVVATTDYGTDFASIVANEAGNVFGTQFHPEKSGETGLRILRNFVDICAE
- a CDS encoding phosphatase PAP2 family protein translates to MRAIGVTEWLGETLSSAAVPFALVTQLGDLWFLTVVVGLLYWLGRSTPRIGAGVDRERTATVVALLFGTVALLTTLKPLFGLARPPDAGVAPQAALVPAALEGVYAWLATGDGFGFPSGHALGTTVVFGGLAWAVRAGPLRRRVALAAGLVALVSLSRLALGVHYLVDVLAGAGLGLAYLLVVVGVLGTPRRAFGLATAVAVVGLPIVGPHPELVATVGLCVGGTAAWLVAGDRLLALSDTRRSGVLATLLGLAVAGPALAVTGLLASSVPLALAGGLVGGVVIVAAPLSGHGLTKKSA
- a CDS encoding histidine kinase N-terminal 7TM domain-containing protein, which translates into the protein MIAGSWIVVASLASGAGTLLLIWRLWRYREKPGATWFLLSLVCQALWSVSYAVSLLVFDETIRLALEVLGWALLAGIAVYFLAFALAYTGRDHVVETPWYRALLTLPAVAVVLLGTNPWHGLVWDDFSVVAVAGLAGTAYELELWAVAVATGGVLIALLGSLVLFDTVVSYGRLYRREAIAVGVSTVPPLSAVVLWLYGVGPVPELNFATVLFLPHIALDAYAFVRSDMFEFHPATRREGERAAIEDLGNPVVVVDEHDRIVTLNAAAEAVLSVEKARALTEPLAAFLTDETFAGPDTTDRVTIETGNRRRTYSLATTPLTGSGDRLGSTIVLQDITEEIEREQRLQVLNRVVRHNLRNDMTVVRGFAEAANEATDDAEVSELLDTVEGKADDLVDLGEKARAIEGILGADRRATTVELSALLADAVDEVDADVPIAVDAPDTAVTIDADTLRVLCVALVENAVEHGSTSPESETPRDAVEHGPTSPDSPTPRDAVEHGPTSPDSPTRQDAVEHGSTSQDGRYPDGTDATAPVRVTATAHDGGIEIAVADDGPGIPDHELDVLAAGEETDLEHSTGLGLWLASWATRRLGGDLDFAVDDGTTARLWLPVEEAREQSAA